The Diospyros lotus cultivar Yz01 chromosome 11, ASM1463336v1, whole genome shotgun sequence region TGATACAGTCATAAAGCAGCCCTTTACCAGTCCCTTCCAACAGTTTTACAGATAGTTGCGATATAAATTGATGTAAATGGTCCTTTACATAGATGATGCCGGTTTGGTTTCCCATTgagaataaaattttcatagtcAAAGTTACTTTGAATCTTTTTCTCGGTATCTCTTAAGGTAGCCGCAGTAAAAAACTTGGAAGGTTTCCTTTCTTGTGGATGAGAAGCCGCAGTAGTGTATGTACTGGTTAAATTCACTCAACAGACGTAATAGCAGCCCACTAACTAGCTGCTGCACCAAGCAGACGTATATCAATCTGTGTTTAGGCTCCGTTTTGGGTAGATTTCTTGAGTTTTGGTGAGTGAAGAAGAATCTTGAGGCCGACATCATGTGGTCAATTAATGGATACGATCACGTTAAACAGAATGGGATCCATCTGAGTTAGCAGTAAGACCGTCTTTAAGGACAATGAAATAACGAACGGAGCACAGATATGTTGTCTCGTCAAATTAATGAATGAaaccaaacatatatatatatatatagtctttgACTGCGCCAAAAGCAGCCAAAACGGTTTCAAGTCTGgcaaggatatatatatatatatatataggataggACAAGATAGGCCTAGTAGTCTAGTACTAGGAGGAACAAACGACAAATCATGGACATGGCGGCTGGCTGGCCTTGTTGTTGAaacagataatatttattattataggaAATTTTACGGAATCCAAAGCTATTGGTACTCTGTTGCAAAAGGTGTAATatataaagaggaagaaaagcgTATTCGACACGCAAAGaatttttactttataattatgAGAAATTCCATTCAGAACCTAAAAATTTACTCTTCAAAATTCACGttccatcaaaattttcaataattttaatatacctctTTTACTCCCACAACCCATAACAAACTCTCTTCTTCGATCACCTCTCATCCCCAATCAtcacctaaatatataaatacactcacgcatacttatacatatatatatacacacagcatGACCGCGGCCATGGCAACTGCGACCATGCAACCCAacgcgcacacacatatacactcacacacttatataaatatatataaacacactcacacacacttatatatatatacaaattcaatggccgcggccatggcaatCGTGGCCATGGAAACCCCCGCGCCTCGCAATGCGGTGATTTCTGCAatccccgcaccgcgaggtgcgggagTTTttgaaatccccgcacctcgtGGTGCAAGGGTTTCagcaacccccgcaccgcgaggtgcggagatTTTAGAAATCTCCGCACCTCACGGTGCGGGGAATCAAGCCTTCCCCGACTGCTGGGAAGGcttgattaaatttgttttattttatttattttattttaattaaatttattttattataataaaataaaataaaaaataatataaataaataaattctaaatatctgtattttaagtaattataaattaattaattttaaattttaaatcattgtaattaagtgttgaatttttaatacttaaaaaaatttaaaatttattttattgaattacttaaaaatatacatatctaaaaatcctatcatcatttaaaataattttttttaaatatatatatctttacctaatttaataagataaatttaaaaatcgtatcatcatttaaaatatattctttttaaatatatgtaattataaaaaaaatatattttaaatgattatagaatttttagatatgtatatctttaagtaatttaataagataaattaattaattttaaattcttttaagtattaaaaattcaacaccatgatttaaaatttaaaattagttaaattataattacttaaaatccagaaatttaaaaattatttatttgtattattttattataataaaaattttaattaaaataaaaatataaaaagtcttcCCAACTGCTGGCAGTCGGGGAAACTTGGCTTTCCCAACTGCTGGCAGTCGGGGATTTCAAcaatccccgcacctcgcggtacGGGGGTTGCTGAAACTCCCGCACCGCGAGATGCGGGAATTTctgaaatccccgcacctcgcggtgcgggagtTGCTAAAAacctccgcaccgcgaggtgcgaaGGTTttcatggccgcggccatgcttttgtgtgtgtgagtgtgtatatatatatgtgtgtgtgtatgagtgtgtgtgtgtatatatatatatgtgtgtgtgtgtggtgggttgctgtgtgtatatatatatgtgtgtgtgtttgtgtgtatatgatgtagaagggaaagagagatgcGAGATGATGGTCGGCAatgagaggtgatcggagaAGAGGGTTGGTTGTGGTCGTGGGGGgataaaataggtattttaaaattattagaaattttgatAGGACGTGGGTTATGAAGAGTAATTTTTCGGGTTCGCGATAGAATTTCCCTATAATTATATAACAACATATCTTTGATTTGTACAATACATTTCTTATTTTAActgtattaattattattattattattataccttttaaaattatataaggTACTTTTTTAGTAAGTGTCATATATATGTTATTCCGGCTATTTTTAACATCGGCGGATGCAATTAGTTGATCACGTCACAGTCTCTTACACACAAAAACAAGAGAGCTTTTCAATCCACATTTTTCTGCTGACTTTATGTGTATGGGATGGGTCCATGGATATGCATGCACCACAAGGAATGGTTTGCAGAGCTGGAATAACCTTTGAATGACGTGGATTATGCTATCTTTCACTAAGCAGGCCAATCCCCCCTTCCTGTGTCTCTCACAATCATGGGCCACATTCtatattgtaaataaattaaaagatacaTATTTCAATCTGTTTTCATATCTCAGAGATCACTTGTGTTATGGAGGAGACATTGTTGGTACATGATTCTGTATAAAGATTTTGGGTAAGTATATAGTTTTTTATTATGcttattattatgattaaacAAGTCTCACTCACAtgattgtttgaattttttgtacaaaaattcCGCTTGAGTAACTTTTCAACTTTATTTTCTTGATGGAATCAAAACTGGGAAAAGTGGCTCCCCATTAGCCTATGTGAGAGGGTTCCTTGTCACTGTCCCACAAAAGACTTGGGAATTTAATTTGCaaaatgggagagagagagagagagtacttGAAATTGAAGTTATGTTAATGACAAATGATATGACTAATTGCAAGCCATTAATTGACgaataaattatttgttttttttttattggaaagttataaatttaaaattctaaactaCAAAATGAAATTACACATAAATAGCATCCCACCCAATTAAATAGCAAATAGCAAAATAAGAGTAATGCTACTTACACATTCAAGTTGACACTCAGTTAATCAATTACCAATACACtccattaatttattatttcaataaattattaatacaccctttattaaattattcaagtaaATGATGTATTAGTAATTGATTAATGGAGTGTCAACTTGAAAAAAAGGTTTGTTATTGTTCCattctttgtttgtttgtagTTTCTAAGAtgataaaattcattttaacaTGATGTGGTAATCTCACTAAGGTAACgttgaattattttgattttaaattttaattttacaatattacTTTTTTGGatgcattaattttaattatagatattctaattaaatgttacaagttattaatattttagtattaCTTTGATTTTAATCACATGTTTAATTGAATAAGGTTTTGATAGCATAGTAAATTTAGGGTCAATGAATATGATTTAGGTAGATAATTTAGGAAATGAGTTCCTCGTGAGAATTCTCAAATCGTATGGGGGTTGATTTTCTTCAATCGAGTTTggattagggtttaagaaaaaGCTTGAGAATGACACTACCTAACCTTGACCTTGACCCACTCCATTATCATTTTTATGTTCCAAAAAAAGTTACTACACTTGTTACTTTATCCTATTTTCtcctaaaataataataataaaaacctACAACATTTTAAACCTTCCCCCATACTACCATTacaaattaaagtaaaatataagATGTTCGCATCTAGCATCGCAAGTAAAATAGTCAATCCCATGCCATTCTGGCAGAAACAGTCGAAATATCTAATTTGAAAGAGAAACGAAATGAAACACTTGTTATTTCTTTTCAAACAAGTTCTTGGGTCTTTCAATTGATATAAGTCAAAATGGTTCGAAATACTCATTTCAAGCTAGATACTGAAATGGCAAcacaatttttaacttttacattttaaatttgttttttttttcctatttctcaatcttttgTCGTTCTGAAGTCTCAACTTCTcatctttccttcttcattcgAGTTCTTCATCTGCGGATAAGAATGATGATTTTCacttaaccttttttttttttttttcaacttgttTCTtgctttattcttctttttctcctatCTTTTTCGTGCAACTGATATGGATACACATATAAGCCTCCAACACCTTAGGATGTAGACATGCAATTGATATGGATATACATATAAGCCTTTAGCACTTCAAGTTGCAAGTACACCTTACTTTCTTGTCGATGAtcatagaaaaaatattatattttcacaaataaaacatattagTACTTGTAATCTCCAAGAAATCAAATgtatattaaaatgaaatgcATCAAAGATTTGATTTGACAGCATTAAATGTTGTTTCAGACTTTATTAAATATAAcccaataattataatttttaaaatttaagtttcaCAAGTTATATTACTTTATGTATTGTGAAAGggttactcgagtaatgttctaaacaaatttaaatttcacaTTTGAAGACAaagttactcgagtaatatatATGAGTTATTCAAGTAAAATTTTAAgcatattttgaatgttttcaatCTACTCGAGTAATACATATCTATTATCTAACTAATTCTTTGAGACTTTCTATTTCTTTGTGTGgattactcgagtaataaatatttgttattcaacTAATTCTTTAAGTTTTTTTGCTTCTTTGCAGGTTACTCgaataatgtaaaatattatttgactAATATTCTAAAACTCTCGTTACTTTACATGCTAGTTGAGTAATGTAAagcattactcgactaattttttcttaatactttgtaaaattaatttcttaatgTAATTACTAAGTAATAGATTTTGATACTTGAGTAATATGTTCAAATGAAGGCAATATTCGATTACATATGATCTATTATTTGATGCTCGATTAAGTTTTCAACCTTCTTGATTTATTAGTAAAATATTCAAGTAATACGTCTCAGTACTTGAATAAAAACTTTGGTTGTATAATATTTGTCTTAGAATTTGTTGAGTGATATATTTTAGCTTGGGCAAGTATTTGAGCAATACTTTCTAAAGtcttaatatttgattaatttatttgtttagtttttgatGCACCATCTCTTTGCTTTTAACACTTTGAATATCACTCAAGTTGTTATCGCGATCAAATTATGGACATCGAAAAAGTTCAACCGACTTTATTTCACAgcctttaaaattattttgttaagcATTAAAACGTTGAGTTGTGAATCATACAACGGATTCAAGAGTTTCTAAACCTATCCTAGTTTATATGTCATATTTTAATTGgtcaaataaatatgatatgtcaaaaattagctagtaaatattaaaatttaactaaaatttattaaattactgAATTAGTCCAACGTTTCCCATAAATTATTACTTGGCcatttatatttcaatattttctcGGAAAGAAAGCACCACAGAATCAGCCAATAAAATGGCTAAAATTGAGGCAGAGATGCGCCCCTTGACAACCCACCAACTTTTtaaacatatattaattatttaatataataatgctTTCTTTTTGTGAATTGAGATGGTTATTTTTAAATGGTCAAGTGGGCAAGTTGCAGCAACAAGAACGGCCCTTCGCCTACCAAAGAAAGGGGAGTCGCCATCGTGGACTTGTTTGTccctttcaaattaattaacccttccctcctcctcctcctcctcctcccatTCACGTGTTCTTCCCTTCCTACCCGCTACCCATCCATCAACTAGCCTCCTCATCATGgaccatacatacatacatacatacatacataacagATAACGTACGGTAACCCATGTATCCATCCATCCCCATCAAGCTCCCATATATGGGCAAGCAACTCATCTCATGTCATGTCaaatccttaaaaaaaaaaaaaaaaaaatctcattccTACGGCCCAATCCATCCATACATCCAATCAAATCCATGCTCATGATCATGCTTGTGCATAGATATAGGATGTTAATCTGATATTTAATTGGGTTTTGCTTTGATACGTCGCATGCTCCGAATATACTGTGTTCGCTCGCTATCCATGAAAAGCCACACAATtgctttgctttttttttttttctccttatgatttattaattattattttattttatcctatatatatatatatatatgcctatcCTAATCCAACTGCCCAACATACGCATGTTATGTCATGTAGCCGTGCCATCCGTTACAAGTACGTCAACACCACCCCCCGCCCCGCCACCCCAAAACTTTGGCTTTATATCACTTAACCACTCTTGGTTTATAAAAATACAACTGTCTCCTTGACCTTTAATTCTATCTTTCTGGTGGCTCCTCtcttaacaaaattttgaaagtgattatttatatatatatatatatataaatagagggaATGGGTGTAACATTTTGTAGATTTTAAGgggtaaataatatatacacaatagtTGAAGGGGGATTTATAAAATTTCTACTTGTTTGACGTTTTTAAcactttatatttattatagaaGGCATGTCAGTACAGCCTGTGCCCTACTCAATATTTCGTGCACAGACCACAGAGTATATGACCCCACATACATAATTCCTAAATCATAccttaacaataaaaaaaaaaattatcaatttgcATAATTACCAGAAAATTatcctttttattttcatctatttcaatatagttttgtttataaatatatttttgcaaGAATTGGGGCAGAGTAAGGGTGTGTTTGGATTTGAAATGGGTGAAAGCTGCATGTTCTGACATGGAGATGTGATAACCCAAATAAAAGATTCAGCCGGCAGCTCATTAACTAGTTGgagataatttattaattattatttattattattatttagctcatcaagatttaaaaataaaaccctaaattATCTAAACCCTCCATTTCCGCATATGATGCTGTGAGGGAGGCCCACCAAGCCTGGGTGGCCACCACCAAATGATTCCATTCATTGCCTGTACCTCTCTCAGCCGATCATCAAGTGTCCCCTGATTATCATCGCACGGTCCACAGCCTCCCTGATTGGTACTCATTCTTCCAACTGTGGGTCCAACCCCACAAGAAAtcagggttttttttttttccctttgatttataaataaaaaatcataaatattattttttaaatgtacattaaataaatacaccaaacatgtgttataatttataattaaccACATAAGAATTTGTATATTTACTTATTCTAGAGATATTTGAATTCTAATCACTTGCAAGCAAGAGATAACGGGAGAGGATAAAATTTTGGAGAGAAGGGTTGGAACCTTAATGGGCaccacttttactattttttttagtatCAAACCAACTCTACAGATCTGTTCACGAAGAGCAAttaagtataaataaaaaagtttacATGGCATCTTAtggaacataaaatataataccaaTACTGTACTAATTTAGTAGGGGCGGGGTAGAAAATGAAAAGCGAAAAGTGAGAGATGCAAATGTTCTTTTTAACCTTACActgagaatggaatggaatgggaTGGAAAAAGGAACGAAGTTGGCAGAAGAATGGGCAGGGTCAGAGGATCACCCACACACTGAAAGCTGCTGACTCTACTGTACCATTTCACGTTACATTGCCCTTGCACTgataagctctctctctctctctctctctctctctccgtttCTTTGTTTATATATGATAGTTCCATCTGAAGACAATCAGTCAACTGAGATACACAAGGCAAGTTATATTAGGCTTCTTAAGTAGTAGGGACCAAAGTGGCAGCCCCAATTGCCCCTGATTCCAATACCTTTTCCCTGTTTGTTTTTGGcaatcttttgtttttctttgacaCCACCACTTTCCGGCTCTTAACCCACCTCAGCCAGCCTCCCACATGCCAATCCCAATCCCAAGCCATGACAGATATCATATCAGCTACAACTTTAGctttttctttctaattctGCAGATACATATGCAGTTTATTAATCTAAGCCCATCCTTACACCCAACAACCAAACAAAACCAAATTTGAAGAGTTCCACTCATTTGTTTTACATATACCATTACCCATAATTTGATTAGGAAtcagcaaaaacaaaaattacagtTTTTCACCACCAAAGAAAGATAAACTACACCATTGACCCGAATTTcaacatttctttcttgattttgtaCACGTCATTCACAACCAAATGTGCCAGACTGCCAGTCCAGTCATTTCAGGTCGATTCCAAGAGCTGAAGAAGAAAGAGTACAACCCAGCGCCacggaaaagaaaggaaattgagGAGGgaggaggggggagagagagagagagagaggagggggggggggggggggggggttctcaACCCTCAAATTATAAGCCActgaaaatggaaaaacaaaactaaactaaaaATCCCAgatttttctcttcttgtttCTTGCCGGTCGTCTTGTCTTGTGTAAACTCTTGTTGTATGAGATTGATCATTATTCACATCACCTGTGATTTGCCGCCGTCACCGTCACGGGCCAACCCTTCAGAGAACGTCGCCAGCTTCTGCAGGTTCAACTTCACCACCGTGTCGGCGAACAGACGCGTGTCCTCCTCCGTGTTTCCCTCCGGCACATCCACGACATACGATTCCAGAACGACGGTCCAGATCCTGCCGTCACGCTCGAACCCGTGCACCGTCGTGACGGACCGGTAATTCCGCAGCCGGTGCTCCCCCCCGATGATACTGAACCCGGTGACATGCCGGTCGTCGTCCAGTATGTCTAGCCGCTCGGTGCTGGTGGCCGCCGGCAACCCGGAGATGACGTTGACGTCCCGCGTGCATCCCACGATCATCTCGAATCCCTCCTTCACGACGCAGCTCTTGATGAAATGCTTGTAGGTCTGGGGCTTGTCGAAGCGCCGGACGACCGACCAGACGACGTCGGGCGGCGCGTGGATACGTTGCGAGAGGAGAGACGAGCATTGGCCGGAGACGAGTGGGTAGGCGTGGAACTCGGCGATGAGGGACTTCAACTCGTCGAACTCGTCCTGGGTCAGACCTGGCGGCGGGGTGAGGTGATGAGCGGTGGTAGTTCCCTCCGCCAGCCACGGGTCTTCCGCCGTTGACGAGGCCTCGCCTTTCTCCATTGCGGCATCCGTTGACGGAGAAAACAGAAGaatccacagagagagagagagagaggagagagagaggaggagtgAGGCGAGTGCATTTGTTTACATAAAATGGGGAAAAAAAGTTGggaattttttatttggtttggggggttaaatataataatacaataatagGGGGGTAATGAAGTAAATGATAAAAAAGGGGGGGTGTTGGAAAGGTGTCAACTTGGTGGTGTGACGACAGGTGGGTTTtgatgccatgccatgccatgccatgccttGGCAGGCTGAGCTGCAACAAAGCCAGCCGGCCGGCCTCATCTCATCTTGCACTCTACTCTCCACTCCATTATTATTTTCTCCactttctgtaattttttttaattattatatattctatCATTAAAGAATGTAAATTTGTTGTATATCTTGAAATTTGGTTTGAGTAAAAAATATGGATGAATTTAGCTAAGCTTTGTAATGGTTAATGAATTCATAAAAGAAGTGGTTCGTTGGTCAATTGGAAATAATAGGCTTTGGCAACCCACCCACCCAGggtttctctttccctctcccttcttctatcttcatttataattaaattagatattataGATCTGGATTTACAGATCTGGACCAGAtccatgaaatttatttatatttttatatatttttacacatatataaataaatgtgtatatGCATAATATGTAgaatcaattaataattgccCAGAATACAGATGGGTTGGTGGTGGTGGAGATTGAGAACGTCGTCGTAGAGATCCAAAGCTGGGGAGCCATGGAAACAAccattttttaatcaaatggtGACTAAATAAAgttaataattacataaaatggtgacaaaattaaatattactgTTTTAATTATCTGAGGTAATAATTATTCCATGTTTGACGAAATAAGATATTACTTGATGTAAAATGCTAAATGACTAATTTACCCATTGAttataaaaacatttttaaaaatttttaattacaaaagatatattttaattttaaaatgttttctaattttttgggttttataatttattcataatCTATGGTACCAACcatcataattataatttatagataaaaatatagatatattatattataccaaaattaatgaattaagctgat contains the following coding sequences:
- the LOC127812485 gene encoding abscisic acid receptor PYR1 translates to MEKGEASSTAEDPWLAEGTTTAHHLTPPPGLTQDEFDELKSLIAEFHAYPLVSGQCSSLLSQRIHAPPDVVWSVVRRFDKPQTYKHFIKSCVVKEGFEMIVGCTRDVNVISGLPAATSTERLDILDDDRHVTGFSIIGGEHRLRNYRSVTTVHGFERDGRIWTVVLESYVVDVPEGNTEEDTRLFADTVVKLNLQKLATFSEGLARDGDGGKSQVM